The following is a genomic window from Meriones unguiculatus strain TT.TT164.6M chromosome 7, Bangor_MerUng_6.1, whole genome shotgun sequence.
tttcaacATTTGTCATTGTTATTCTCTATTTTGACCTGCCTGAAGTTAATGATGGCAAACCACACATCAGTGACAGAATTCATTCTTCTTGGATTGACAAGTGATGTCAACCTTCAAGCTGTGCTTCTTCTCTTTTTGCTCCTAACTTATATCTTAAGTATCATGGGAAACTCAGCCATCATTCTCTTGACCCTACTGGATTACCGCCTCCAGACGCCTATGTATTTCTTCCTCCGAAATTTTGCAGTTTTGGAGATATCTTTTACTTCTGTCTTTGTTCCCAAAATGCTAGTCAATATTGGAACTGGAGTCAAAACTATTTCCTTTGCTGGTTGCTTTACACAGTATTTTTTTGCAATCCTTCTGGGAGCAACCGAATTTTATCTCTTAGCAGCTATGTCCTATGACCGCTATGCCGCCATTTGCAGACCCCTGCATTACACAACTATCATGAGCAGAAGACTTTGCTTTCAATTAGTTTTAAGTTCTTGGTTCTCAGGTTTTATGGTTGTTGTTGTTCCACATGCAATGACTCTTCAGTTGAATTTCTGTGCATCCAACATTATCAATCATTACTGCTGTGACTCCACTATTTTGCTGCATTTATCCTGTTCAGACACACACTTCATAGAAGTGATCCAATTCCTTCTGGCTGCTGTGACCCTCATCTTAACCTTGCTGTTGGTGATTCTCTCCTATGCACATATCATCAGGACCATTTTGAGGATCCCCTCTgctcaacagagaaagaaagcttTTTCTACGTGTTCTTCACACATGATAGTGGTCTCACTTTCTTATGGAAGCTGTATTTTCATGTATATAAATCCTTCTGTTAAAGATGCAGCAAATTTTAATAAGAAAGTGGCTGTTTTAAATACTTCTGTTGCACCTCTGTTAAACCCATTCATCTACactctcagaaacaaacaagtgaaaataGCCTTCAAAGATATGCTAAGCAAAATAAtaagtttctttaaaaagtaaaacaaaaaaagtgaaacTATTTGAGGGTTAGTACTAAGGTAATAAAGGTTTAAAACATTATAATTATGCATATAAACTATATTTTTACATCACTCATTTATTAAATTAAGCCATTTTTCTTCTACCAAGATATGTGTGTTTCTGCGTCTCCTCTAACACTTCattactattgtttttttttaaatttagatctcacttaaaattttacattattattatttatggaaTGGGTACTTTTTCTGTACACATGTATAGAATGTATGTAGGTCCTTGTACCGACACATAAGCACTAGGAAAACTGAAACATTAAATATACATGCTTGTCTTCAAAGTAAGAAAAGTTTAAATTGTTTTCTGCCAAGAAGGCTGAGAACAACTGTGGATAAAAGCTTGGTGGCCTTTATGTTGTATGTGTGGCCAGGCCATGCTGGTTCCACTAGACCTTTATCTTAAGCTTGTTTGTCTCAGTCAGTCTATAGCCCTACCCTCCCACAGATTTTTATCATGAGCTTGTTTATCTTGAACCTATTTCATCAATTAACCTATAAAGTCTATCTTTATGAAAGATGTCACTTGTACCTCACAAAGAGTTTCAATGTAGTCATGTCTTAAGCTTTGTTGTGTACTCAAGTTCGAGTTAATTATAAGTTAATTATCACAATCTTTCCAAATTGTGCTTTGTTTAAGTATGactaaaataaactatttgaagTCAGACTCTCAAAGATTGGGCCAATATTGGTTACTGAGTCATGTTGAACCAAACTTCCTTCTTATCTAGTGTAGATTAAGGATATTTGGTGcacactgaggtcagaagagagcataaGATTCCTAGAATTTGAATAAGAGATGATTTGTGAACTGTCATGTAGGTGCTGTTAAATCccagacctctgcaagagcagccagttctcttaaacactgaaccatctctccatcctaagatctcactttttattttttttaggactcatttttgatcttttttttctcatttatttattttattcaatttacatccttgtagtctcttcccttctctcctcccagtcccatcctctttctcatcccattctgtttcctcagaaaagggaggctccctttcccatccagcccagctcatcaagttgcgtAAGCTCTAAGAGTGTCCTCTTcacttgtggcctggcaaggcagtcccgccagggaaaagtgatctaaaagctggcaagtgagtctgtgttcaGTGCTGTCcacacttcccttactagaggactcacTTGAAGCCTAAggtgcccatctgctacatctttgtagggggcatatgtccagttcatgcatggtccttagttgatgcttcagtcGCAGGCCCCTCTAGGCCCTAgttagctggctctgttggttttcttttggagttcctgtcacttctcggtcattttctctttcttcttactatttcccaagaCTTCCTACACATCAATcactgtttggctgtgagttgcACCACCTGTTTGAGgtgttgctgggtagagcctctcagacgACAACTTTGACAGGCTCTTGTTTGAAAGCTTATcagagtatctttcatagtgtcagggattgacACTCTCTGATaggatgggtctttggttgggccaagcATTGATTGGTCATTCTCTCGATCTCTGCTCTAtccttatccctgcacatctcataggaagggtaaattttgggtcacagtttttgtgggtgggttgttgttcctgGCCCTTTACTaaaagactagtctagttagaggacgTCCTCtccagtctctatggtctctgctactagagGTCTCTGCtagaatccccctcatatcctctcaggagcctaccctgacttaggtctccagcttacCACAGTGATACTCCcattctcagtttctcttttttctacagGTCTCTGTCTTCATGCCCTTGTCTTCCTCACACCCTTTactctcttaactctctgtgccccctctcctaccttgttccctttcttcagccattacctctgtctattctatctcacCTTCCTAGTGAGATTAATGCATCCTCACTTGGGtggttctgcccagttcacgaaccccaaaagaccagaaataaataaactccactgtaaatacatgagtttctttttattataaatcattacaagctgcagcttgggttcACACCCCCCACCACTGAAGCAGTGAGAGCCGAGCaccccatgctcaggttagttgggtgatttaaagattcccagcacgcccaaggcaggggcaattcctgtcTAGCAAGCATCTACTGGtcaaaatgttacattttgaattgactggctataggaaggtccccagatgATTAATGATCtagtgtccctccctagggggattggtcagtttcctagcaactgtatctctagtgggtgaggaaagaatgcagtaaggcggttctTCCCCGCggggcattcctggacttctccacccagctagttcaggccttaaatattaatagctgatgatttttaatattttggtctcTCAGGGTCCTCCTAATAACttattttctttgggtctgtgccttgtagtatgcTTATTTTGTACTGTATGGccaaaatccacttataagtgagtatatatcatgtgtgtctttctgggtcttggttacctcactcaggtatAATTCtatctattttcctgcaaatttcatgatttctttgattttaatagctgagtaaatgtgtaaatgtgtaaatgagtaaattgtgtaaatgtgccatagtttatttattccttcttctgttgagggacatctaggtctAGATATATTTTACCTGCAAATGCTAAATTAAGATCAGGTAAGCAGTTTAAATAGCCTTATAActactaaggaaatagaagcagccatcaaaattcTCCTAGCCAAAAAGAGCCCAAGTCCGATGGTTTTAGCAAGGAATTCtactagacattcaaagaagagctaataccaatattctaaaacaatttcacaaaatagaaactgagggAACAtcgccaaactcattctacaaagccacagtcaccctgatacctaaaccacacaaagactcaacaaagaaagaatttcaaaccagtttcactcatgaacattgatgtgaacacactcaataaaatactgaatcAAAGAGCACAtcaaaacatcatccaccatgatcaagttggcttcatctgagggatgcagagatggttcaacatatgaaaatccatcaacataatacACCATATAACAAACTcaaggaaaaaagataacatgatcatctcattagatgtagaaaaagcctctgacaaaattcaacatcccttCATAatgaaaatcttggagagatcagggatacaaggcccatatctAAATGCAATAAAGGCTgcatacagcaagctgattgccaacatcaaattaaatggagagaaactcaaagcaattccactaaaatcaagacaagacaaggctgcccactctctccatacttcttcaatacagtacttgaagttctagctagagctataggaaaaccaaaggagatcaagggcatacaaattgggaaggaagaagttaaaaacGTCattattggcagatgatatgatagtgtacttaagggaccccaaaaattccaccagtgaactcctacaactgataaattAAATAACATGTTGttggctttattttctttattaaaattcaGATTTAAATTTAGTCTTTGTACAAAATTCACTTAGTAGTATTTAAACATGATTGGTAGTTGATCTAAGGATGctctagagaaaagaaaattatgtgATTGTTTTCATACTGACAGAAAATGCTAAATAATGATTTATTCCAGATTATActccttgagaaaaaaaatgaaaataaaaaacctaGAATAGATAAAACAACTacgtacaacaaaagatcttctggaggtatttccatccctgatctcaaactgttctatagagcaacagtaataaaaacacatggtactggcataaaaacagactacATCATATAGAAccatgttattatttttatatttttctaaatctGAAACTGGATAACTCTCCAGTTACATGCTTGAGAATATGACTACTTTGGTTGCTTACATTAGAATGAAtgttcaaataaatatttaaagcacCATTTGACTAGTATTGCTTGCAATATGGAGAGAGGCTAGAACTGTCACAGGATCTGATTGTTACTGAATATTTGAGGTTCAGCaaagaagttatttttaattttaatttcaattttttaatgttaattgcagtttattcactttgtatgccagctgtaaccccatctctcatccctcccaatcctaccctctctccctcatctcctcccatgtccctctccaagtctactggtagcggaggtcctcctccccctccatcttatcctagcctatcaggtctcatcaggattgggcatttttttcttctttggcttggtaaggctgctccctaattGGGGGGGAGGTAataaaagagccagtcactgagttcatgtcagagacagtccctattccccttactaggtaacctacttggattctgagctcccatgggctacatctgtgcaggggttctaagttatctctatgcatggtccttggttgtagtatcagtctcagaaaagacccctgggcccagattccttggttctgttgctctccttgtggagttcctatccccttcaggtttttctatctcctccttcttccataagattgcctacactctgcccaaagtttgctgtgagtttcagcatctgctttgatatcccattggtcagagtctttcagaggccctctgaaagtggatataatataagataaacatactacagtatctgctttgatatactgctaggtagagactttcagaggccctcagtggtaggctcctgtcctgttacttgttttctcctatatccaatgtccatctaatttgtctttctaagtgaggattgatcatcttactcaagGTCCTAttgcttgtttatcttctttaggtgtatagatttcagtatgtttatcctattttgtaggtctagtacccacttataagtgagtatataccatgtgtgtctttctccttctgggatacctcactcagaatgatcttttctagatcccaccatttgtctgaaaatttcatgattttcttgtttttaattgctgagtagtattccattgtgtaaaagtatagccaaacctttggcagagtacaggaaatcatatgaaagaagagggagctagtatgacttggagaggacaggaactcaacaagaccaaatatatctgggcacaggggtcttttgtgagactgtatctccaaccaaggaccatgtatggatataacctagaacccttgctcgaatatagcccatggtagctcagtatccaagtgggtatcctagtaaagggaagagagactatttctgatatgaactcaatagctggctctttgacctaccccccacacctgagggaggagcagccttgctaggccacagaggaggactttgcagccaggcctgaagacacctgataagctagggtcaaatgaaaggggaggaggtgctcccctatcagtggacttggaaagggttagGGAAAAGATGATGGAGGtatggtgggaatgggagggaatgagagagtgggacacagctgggatacaaagttaatcaATTGCaactaatgttaaaaaaatcaaaatcaaaaccaaaacatactaaaatctgtatacctaaagaagctaagcaagacagaggaccctgggtaagatgatcaatcctcactcagaaaggcaaatgtgacagacattggaagagggaaaaaacagggaacaggacagaagcaaTGAAGTTATTAAAAGCAATGTTTGGTAGAATGAAGATGATACAGTAATTGAGAAAGAAATCACTGAATGAATTATATTATAAAAGTATAGATCATCTATCAAAAAATCCACAAAGAAATAGAGATCTATTCCAAGATCATATACACAAAAATTTACTATTTTTTCAacttttacttatttaattactATATAGTCcaatcccagccccctccctcctctaccccCAATCCTGCCCTGATGCCCCTCTGCCCTCACTCTCCTATCTCTTTCTTTTCAAGTAAGGGGAGGCCCCTGAGGAgtaccaatccaccctggcatctcaagtcaTAGCACGACTAAGAGCATCTTCttcccctgaggccagacaaggcagcccagatagTGGAAAGAAATCAGTTGCCTAACAAAGTCATAGACAGCCCCTACTACCATTGTGTAGGGGGTCCATATCCTTCCCATGCAAGCTATTTGGttgctggttcagtctctgtgaaccccatAGGTCCAGGTTAGTTAACTTTGTAGGTTTCTGTGACTCCTCTGGGatccctctatccttcttcccactcttaaCACAAAACTCTctgagcttggcctattgtttggctgtgggcctctgcatctgtttccatcagatgcttaatgaagcctctcagaagacagttttgttagactcctgtctgcaagcatagcagggtgTTGTCATTAGTGTCAGCGATTGGCTCTTACCCATGGGGTGGCTCTCAAGtttggccagtcattggtttcccatttccttaatctctcctccatctctatCTCTACATTTCTTGTAGACCCAAAAGACCAATTTGGGTCAAAGGTTTGTTGGTGTCACCCTCCCTCCACttgaagtcccacctggctacaggaggtgacaacttcaggctccatatcccctgctatTAGAGATCTCAGCGAGGCTCATCCCCTTAGACTTCTAGGGGCCTCCCCTCTCCCAAAGGTGCTCTACCcccaatttccattctctcttccagtcatctccccctccccccagcttcctctctccatctacttcagatgtatattttattaacttttctgagtgagatttggGCATCCTTTCTTGGCCACTCTTTggattctttgggtctgtggttcGTAACATGACTATCCTGTACTTTaagactaatatccacttacaagtctttctgggtctgggttacttcacctAGGATATTTTCTagtaccatccatttgcctgaaaattgcatgatgtctttgttttcaatagctgaaaAGTAGTTCATTGTGTACCAGATTTTCTCAATctattctttgattgagggacatctaggttgtgtccagcttctggtttttacaaattaagctgctttgaacatagttgaaaaGTATCTTTGtggtatggtagaacatcttttggatatatgccccgAGTGGTATAGTttagtcttgaggtagatctattcccaattttctgagcaaattctgattgatttccaaaatggttgtacaagtttgtactcccaccagcaatggaggagtttttccctttctccacaacctctccagcatgcaatgttacttgagcttttgatcttaaccattctgactggagtaaaTAGAATCAaagagttgttttggtttgtattttcctgatgactaaggatggtgaacattttaagtgtttcttgatcattagagagtcctctgttgagaattctctgtttagctttgtattccatttttaaactgtgttatttggtttgttggtatttaatttcttgagttctttatatattttcgaTATTATCCCTCTAtcggatatagggttggt
Proteins encoded in this region:
- the LOC110540994 gene encoding olfactory receptor 2AP1-like is translated as MANHTSVTEFILLGLTSDVNLQAVLLLFLLLTYILSIMGNSAIILLTLLDYRLQTPMYFFLRNFAVLEISFTSVFVPKMLVNIGTGVKTISFAGCFTQYFFAILLGATEFYLLAAMSYDRYAAICRPLHYTTIMSRRLCFQLVLSSWFSGFMVVVVPHAMTLQLNFCASNIINHYCCDSTILLHLSCSDTHFIEVIQFLLAAVTLILTLLLVILSYAHIIRTILRIPSAQQRKKAFSTCSSHMIVVSLSYGSCIFMYINPSVKDAANFNKKVAVLNTSVAPLLNPFIYTLRNKQVKIAFKDMLSKIISFFKK